From the Simplicispira suum genome, the window AAGCGTTAGAAGCTATCATTTTGCTAGCGTGCTCGGCCCCTTTTCCAGAGGGACCAATTGACAGGCTAGCTGCAGCGCGCCGCGTCTGGGACAATATCGGGTTTTCCCTAGGATATTTCCCCTGCCATGAACAAACGTTCCGCCCTGATCGCCCTGTCTCTCACCGCATTGCTCGTCGCCTGTGGCAAGCAAGAGGCAGCACCAAGCGCCATGTCTGCTGCGCCGGCGGCGATCAGCAAGATCGTTGTCGGTCTGGACGACAATTTCCCGCCCATGGGTTTCCGCGACGAGAAGAACGAGCTGGTGGGCTTTGACATCGACATGGCGCGCGAAGCAGCGAAGCGCATCGGCGTGGAAGTGGATTTCAAGCCCATCGACTGGAGCGCCAAGGAGGCCGAGCTGGCCGGCAAACGCGTCGACGTGCTCTGGAACGGCCTGACCATTACCGAAGAGCGCAAGAAAAACATCGACTTCACCGCGCCCTACATGGAGAACCACCAGATCGTGGTGGTCGGCGGTGCCTCCGACGTCAAGACCAAGGCCGATCTGGCGGGGAAGGTAGTCGGCGCACAAGAAGGCAGCAGCGCGGTGGATGCCGTCAAGAAAGACGCGGCAGTCTTTCAGTCGTTCAAGGAACTCAAGACCTTTGGCGACAACGTGACCGCGCTGATGGACCTTGCCACTGGCCGGCTCGACGCTGTCGTGGTCGACGAAGTGGTCGGGCGCTACTACGTCGCCAAGAAACCGCAGGATTACGCGGTACTGGACGACCACTTTGGCACCGAAGACTATGGCGTCGGTGTGCGCCAGGGCGACACCGACTTGCTGACCCGGCTCGACAAGGCGCTGGCCGACATGAAGCAAGACGGCACCGCCGCGACCATTGCCACCCAGTGGTTTGGCAAGGACATTACGAAGTAAATTGGGTACAACCCCCTGAGGCGCTGCGCGCCTTCCCCCTTCTCTCGCAAAGCTGCGCGATGTGGAAGGCAGACGACGCCAGCGCTGCGGGGCGGCCTTTGCGCAGCGTCTGCTGGTTTGGGTCACGCCAGTTTCAACGGCAGCGAGTTGTATAAAACACTCAACTGTCGCTCCTTTTATGGACTATCTGCTCTCAATGCTCCCGCCGCTGTGGCAAGGCGCGCAGGTCACGCTCAAGCTGTTTTTCATCACGCTGGCGCTGGCCTTGCCGCTGGGGCTGGCACTGGCTTTGGCGCGTCTGTCGCGGTGGGCGGCGCTGCGTGCGGCCGTCAGCGGTTATTTGTGGCTGATGCGCGGCACGCCGCTGATGCTGCAGATGCTGTTCATCTATTTCGCTCTGCCTTTTGTCCCGGTGGTGGGCGTGCGGCTGCCTGATTTTCCGGCGGCCGTGGTGGCTTTTGCGCTGAACTACGCCGCGTATTTCGCAGAGATTTTTCGCGGTGGCATTGAGTCGGTGGATCGCGGCCAGTACGAGGCCGCGCGCGTGCTGGGCCTGAACTACCGCCAGACCATGCGCCGCGTGGTGCTGCCGCAGATGGCGCGGCGCATCTTGCCGCCCATGAGCAACGAGACCATCACCCTGGTCAAGGAC encodes:
- a CDS encoding amino acid ABC transporter substrate-binding protein; translated protein: MNKRSALIALSLTALLVACGKQEAAPSAMSAAPAAISKIVVGLDDNFPPMGFRDEKNELVGFDIDMAREAAKRIGVEVDFKPIDWSAKEAELAGKRVDVLWNGLTITEERKKNIDFTAPYMENHQIVVVGGASDVKTKADLAGKVVGAQEGSSAVDAVKKDAAVFQSFKELKTFGDNVTALMDLATGRLDAVVVDEVVGRYYVAKKPQDYAVLDDHFGTEDYGVGVRQGDTDLLTRLDKALADMKQDGTAATIATQWFGKDITK
- a CDS encoding amino acid ABC transporter permease translates to MDYLLSMLPPLWQGAQVTLKLFFITLALALPLGLALALARLSRWAALRAAVSGYLWLMRGTPLMLQMLFIYFALPFVPVVGVRLPDFPAAVVAFALNYAAYFAEIFRGGIESVDRGQYEAARVLGLNYRQTMRRVVLPQMARRILPPMSNETITLVKDTSLIYVLALNDLLRAARGIVQRDFTTTPFIVAAAFYLMMTLLLTWGFARLENRYARQDA